Proteins encoded by one window of Tunturibacter psychrotolerans:
- a CDS encoding ParA family protein, with amino-acid sequence MIRIVVANQRGGSAKSTTTATLARCFADRGLRVLVIDADPQGSLAVILGLNPPAFLNDLLIEKLAIRECVVSARPGLDIICGNRFTTDAETKTMGLPGSEFLFRHLLADYERGYDAVLIDVAPSISLFQTCAMVYTQNVLVPVDMDILSVQGATSTIHACETLNRMLERGLNIRPLGMLPVKLNRRLAVTEMVLTTLASISERRDIPIYGPIRTDQSVVKAAADRQFIADYDPKSKALEDYEQLASELICRFGKTEAVPINVKTA; translated from the coding sequence ATGATCCGAATCGTTGTTGCCAATCAGCGTGGCGGTTCAGCCAAATCTACGACGACCGCGACGCTGGCCCGCTGCTTTGCCGACCGAGGGTTGCGAGTTCTAGTGATCGATGCCGATCCACAAGGGTCCCTTGCCGTGATCCTCGGGCTAAATCCTCCAGCTTTTCTTAATGATCTCCTGATAGAGAAGCTCGCGATCCGCGAGTGCGTCGTTAGCGCCAGGCCCGGACTCGACATCATCTGCGGCAACCGTTTCACCACGGACGCAGAGACCAAGACGATGGGACTACCGGGAAGTGAGTTTCTGTTCCGGCATCTCCTTGCCGACTACGAACGCGGTTACGATGCCGTCCTTATCGACGTAGCGCCCTCGATCAGCCTCTTCCAAACGTGTGCGATGGTCTACACACAGAACGTTTTGGTTCCGGTCGATATGGACATTCTGAGCGTTCAAGGCGCAACATCCACCATTCACGCCTGCGAGACCTTGAACCGCATGCTGGAACGTGGCCTTAACATTCGACCGCTTGGGATGCTGCCCGTGAAATTGAATCGTAGGCTGGCAGTGACTGAGATGGTGCTTACTACTCTGGCATCTATTTCGGAGCGGCGCGACATCCCGATCTATGGACCTATCCGTACTGATCAGTCTGTCGTAAAGGCGGCTGCCGATCGCCAGTTCATCGCTGACTACGACCCAAAATCCAAAGCACTGGAAGACTACGAGCAGTTGGCGAGCGAACTCATTTGTCGCTTTGGAAAAACGGAGGCAGTTCCGATCAATGTC
- a CDS encoding helix-turn-helix transcriptional regulator produces the protein MSNKILRLPAVKAKTGLSRSTIYARVAQGTFPAALILGPNTVGWLEADVEAWIEKQIAATRRLQGRVA, from the coding sequence ATGTCCAACAAAATTCTTAGACTTCCAGCGGTAAAGGCCAAGACTGGCCTTTCCCGTAGCACCATTTATGCGCGCGTTGCACAAGGCACATTTCCGGCAGCGCTAATTCTTGGTCCCAACACCGTCGGCTGGCTTGAGGCAGATGTTGAAGCTTGGATCGAGAAACAGATAGCGGCTACCCGCCGTTTGCAAGGGCGGGTAGCATGA